From Aptenodytes patagonicus chromosome 1, bAptPat1.pri.cur, whole genome shotgun sequence, one genomic window encodes:
- the COMMD6 gene encoding COMM domain-containing protein 6 isoform X1, translated as MAAGSAVVLARALEALDVGGAADKINLIPQDFFAELCEQIIQHLNRKIPGVNTAELCQRIQTSGIEINVGDLAKIANIVSFLFSTAARNNLSTEELVTTLGNAVSALPKHAVQVIRHVWNEQGKSISMSEDARNMATVGQFVDIKWKLGVAMSSDTCRSLKYPYVTVTLKVADPSGQITDKSFEMTIPQFKNFFRQFKEMAAVLETV; from the exons ATGGCCGCCGGTTCTGCGGTGGTGCTCGCGCGGGCGCTGGAGGCGCTGG ATGTTGGTGGTGCAGCAGATAAGATTAATTTAATACCTCAAGACTTTTTTGCAGAACTG TGTGAACAAATAATTCAACATCTGAACCGTAAGATCCCAGGTGTAAATACAGCTGAACTGTGTCAG AGAATTCAAACATCTGGGATTGAGATTAATGTTGGTGACCTGGCAAAAATAGCTAatattgtttcctttctgtttag CACAGCAGCCAGAAACAATCTCTCTACGGAAGAACTCGTCACCACCTTGGGCAATGCAGTCAGCGCGCTGCCAAAACATGCAGTTCAAGTTATTCGTCATGTATGGAATGAGCAGGGCAAATCCATTAGTATGTCAGAAGATGCAAGAAATATGGCCACAGTGGGGCAG ttTGTAGATATTAAGTGGAAACTGGGAGTTGCGATGAGCTCTGACACCTGCAGGTCTCTGAAGTATCCTTATGTTACAGTGACGCTAAAAGTGGCAGACCCTTCGGGACAAATAACAGACAAATCTTTTGAAATGACGATCCCACAGTTCAAG